CGCCGAAGACGTCGGCGTTCTGGAGCATCGCCGGGTTGTTCCCCGGCACGAACAGGCAGACGGTCCTCACATCGATCCCTCCATCCGCTTCAAGGCGGTCTTCGTCCGGGCGCGCAGGGTGCAGTCGAGCGCTCCCTTGTCCTGGACGGTCACGCGGACGTCCGTAGCCTCCAGTTCCGCAAGCGCGGAACGGACGGCGGCGTCGATCCGGTCGTGGAAAAAGACGTCGACGATGCTGTCGATCTCGACGACGACGCCGACGCCCTCCCGCACGGTCACCAG
This portion of the Candidatus Izemoplasmatales bacterium genome encodes:
- the citD gene encoding citrate lyase acyl carrier protein: MRIGSAGTLESNDALVTVREGVGVVVEIDSIVDVFFHDRIDAAVRSALAELEATDVRVTVQDKGALDCTLRARTKTALKRMEGSM